The proteins below are encoded in one region of Sphingobacterium sp. R2:
- a CDS encoding outer membrane beta-barrel protein encodes MRGYMLFLFSMLMGWTVYGQTKSVQGMLKDDKNRIVAGATVKLTSRLDSMTTGSNMAGIFIFDKVKADTFKITVSNLGFERFEQEFTIPKGESKHIIPSLTLHQNSQMLEEVVVDGVPTVVVKSDTLEYTMKDLKLRDGAVAEDALKKLQGVEVDKDGNVTAQGESVKRVRINGKDFFGGDVKTATQNLPANIIQKMQVIDDYGDMANVTGNKTGDSEKVLNIQIDPKYNTGHMTTLRAGVGTEDRYQATGMWMGMREGEQISVLGNLNNTNAPLFDFSTVGGGARRGQGGGGRRGGGMFGGSDGLTKIGSIGLNYRKDFSDKLTVYGSYSFSHSNNTTLSQRFQENTLPNIMQTDSVTSNSNTIGDSHRFEANVEWKPTTKDYIKISPQFGYDNSDVTTGTNSLTYRSGAFNNSQVQDVFANSSAPRFGISGLFNHKFNDKGRNVFVNMNFNNAKTTKDQNAILDRLLADPNNANAPLDSIYEKTILEAKNKSWNGGASVNYTEPVSEKGKVEFTYDLNKNKYDNSNKQQGFDRDGNLIAEDPKLNFDYNYDYSFTTHKIGANYLYSGDKITYSIGAAAQPSQLRGDAISSGLVVPIRRNNMNWMPIARFEYKFSRQSNLTVNYSGTPNEPSVTQILPFDMSTNRTSIVIGNANLNPEFSHQLNVRFRKNDFQKGNNFFAFVNAGLTNNKIVSLSKSYFDDLIDYQTGQTNSTLVSETRYLNETSDKPFNVNSFYHYGKSLKEKTYNIMLMGGISYNKNIGYVSTEKDDDIGQKNVARNIVLNQGLMFRYNPSENLEINPGVRYQFNHTENSVTNRNTNVSSWTPTLIGSVNITKNTIFGADLSKQFNSGYGAGINANPFVINTYLEQKFLSQQRGTVRLQAFDLLNQQTNVSRTFSESMITDSRTNRLGRYFMILFTYKFQKFAMGNPEGENRLPGGMRPPRM; translated from the coding sequence ATGAGAGGCTATATGCTTTTTTTGTTTAGTATGCTGATGGGGTGGACTGTTTACGGCCAGACGAAAAGTGTACAAGGTATGTTGAAAGACGACAAGAATCGAATTGTCGCAGGTGCAACGGTGAAGTTGACATCGAGGTTAGATTCCATGACTACAGGGTCGAATATGGCGGGGATCTTTATCTTTGATAAAGTTAAAGCTGATACGTTTAAAATCACGGTTTCCAACCTTGGATTCGAACGTTTTGAGCAAGAATTTACAATTCCTAAAGGTGAATCAAAGCACATTATTCCAAGTTTAACCCTACATCAGAACTCGCAGATGCTGGAGGAAGTGGTGGTTGATGGAGTGCCTACTGTTGTTGTCAAAAGTGATACCCTCGAATATACGATGAAAGATCTAAAGCTCCGCGATGGGGCTGTTGCCGAGGATGCTTTGAAGAAGTTACAAGGCGTCGAAGTAGATAAGGATGGTAACGTCACAGCACAGGGTGAATCCGTCAAGCGCGTTCGTATTAATGGGAAGGACTTTTTTGGTGGGGATGTTAAGACTGCAACGCAGAATTTGCCGGCCAATATTATTCAAAAAATGCAAGTCATCGACGATTATGGTGATATGGCGAATGTGACCGGTAATAAAACGGGTGATTCTGAAAAGGTATTGAATATCCAAATTGACCCGAAATATAATACAGGTCATATGACCACACTTCGGGCGGGTGTGGGGACAGAAGATCGCTACCAGGCTACGGGGATGTGGATGGGTATGCGCGAAGGCGAACAAATTTCTGTATTGGGAAATTTAAATAATACCAATGCCCCATTATTTGATTTTAGTACTGTAGGTGGCGGTGCGCGTCGTGGCCAAGGTGGTGGCGGTCGCCGCGGTGGTGGTATGTTTGGCGGTTCGGACGGTTTGACTAAAATTGGCTCCATAGGACTGAATTACCGTAAAGACTTTAGTGATAAACTGACAGTTTACGGTAGCTATAGTTTTAGCCATAGCAATAATACCACGCTATCTCAACGTTTTCAGGAAAATACACTGCCAAATATTATGCAGACGGACAGTGTAACATCCAATTCGAACACCATTGGCGATAGCCATCGTTTTGAAGCTAACGTCGAATGGAAGCCAACTACAAAAGATTATATTAAAATTTCACCCCAGTTTGGATATGACAATAGCGATGTAACGACAGGTACCAATTCGCTCACTTACCGTAGTGGGGCATTCAATAATTCGCAGGTTCAAGATGTTTTTGCCAATTCCAGTGCACCGAGATTCGGTATTAGTGGATTGTTCAACCATAAGTTCAACGATAAGGGGCGTAATGTCTTTGTAAACATGAACTTTAACAATGCAAAAACAACGAAAGATCAAAACGCAATTTTAGACAGGCTATTGGCTGATCCCAACAATGCAAATGCTCCTTTAGATTCAATTTATGAAAAAACGATCCTAGAAGCAAAAAATAAGAGTTGGAATGGCGGGGCTTCGGTGAATTATACTGAACCTGTTTCTGAGAAGGGAAAAGTCGAATTTACCTATGACTTAAACAAAAATAAATATGACAATTCGAATAAACAGCAAGGGTTTGATCGAGATGGAAACCTTATTGCAGAAGATCCCAAGTTGAATTTTGATTATAATTATGATTATTCCTTCACAACACATAAAATCGGAGCAAACTATTTGTATAGTGGCGATAAAATAACCTATTCCATTGGAGCAGCGGCTCAGCCTTCTCAATTGAGAGGTGATGCCATCAGCTCAGGATTAGTGGTTCCAATTCGTCGAAATAACATGAACTGGATGCCTATTGCGCGATTTGAGTATAAGTTTTCTAGGCAATCGAATCTTACCGTCAATTATTCCGGAACACCTAACGAGCCTTCGGTCACCCAGATCTTGCCGTTTGATATGAGTACCAACCGGACCAGTATCGTAATAGGTAATGCAAATTTGAATCCGGAGTTCAGCCATCAATTGAACGTCAGATTTCGTAAGAATGACTTTCAAAAAGGAAACAATTTCTTCGCTTTTGTTAATGCTGGGCTGACCAACAATAAGATTGTAAGTTTGAGCAAAAGCTATTTTGATGATTTAATCGATTATCAAACAGGTCAGACAAACTCAACTTTAGTTTCCGAAACCCGTTATCTTAATGAAACAAGCGATAAACCATTTAATGTGAATTCTTTTTACCACTATGGGAAATCCTTAAAGGAAAAAACATATAATATTATGTTGATGGGGGGAATATCCTATAACAAAAATATTGGATATGTATCTACGGAGAAAGATGATGACATCGGTCAAAAGAATGTTGCACGCAACATCGTGTTGAATCAGGGGTTGATGTTTAGATATAACCCTTCGGAAAACCTAGAAATTAATCCAGGCGTTCGCTATCAATTTAATCATACAGAAAACTCAGTGACAAATCGTAATACGAATGTTTCGTCCTGGACGCCAACCTTAATCGGGTCGGTTAATATTACAAAAAATACGATTTTCGGAGCAGATCTATCCAAACAATTCAATAGTGGGTATGGGGCTGGTATCAATGCAAATCCTTTTGTCATAAATACGTACCTGGAACAGAAATTCTTAAGTCAGCAACGCGGGACTGTACGTCTACAGGCATTTGACTTGTTAAATCAGCAAACGAATGTCTCCCGGACCTTCAGTGAATCGATGATTACTGATAGCCGTACAAACCGTTTAGGACGATATTTTATGATTTTATTTACCTACAAATTCCAAAAATTCGCGATGGGTAATCCTGAAGGAGAGAACAGATTGCCAGGTGGAATGAGACCTCCGCGTATGTAA
- a CDS encoding M16 family metallopeptidase, with protein MERTKRDKLKEATASLYCMEYEIIRLSNGIRVVFQYQNLPVTHVCMVINAGSRDESAGKYGVAHFIEHLLFKRTERRSTQQIINHLESVGGDLNAYTTKEYTCVHASILQPYLSRALDLFEDIFFHSTFPDIELDKEKSVIVDEMASYLDSPEESIVDDFEDLVFQGSGLGHNILGLEDQLLALQKSDIVDFMQANYDTNEMVIGISGNYTLKEVERLLHKVFGTVPSNTIARLRNDVRPLVEQHVAVGKPINQVHYMLGSLAYSYRDDRKTGLLLLNNMLGGMGMGSILNLSIREKYGIAYTIESNYTIFSDTGLFSIYLGTDEEKVEKAKKLVFKELAKLSEQPLSETAVKKAKQKFIGQIALTEENRMSMIISAAKNVMDYDRVILLDEVIEKIQDLTNTGLLEIAQDVFDPKKMLSLSFVPED; from the coding sequence ATGGAGCGCACAAAAAGAGATAAACTAAAAGAAGCTACAGCAAGTTTGTACTGCATGGAATACGAAATTATTAGACTTTCAAACGGAATACGCGTAGTATTTCAATATCAAAATTTACCGGTTACACATGTCTGCATGGTCATCAACGCGGGGTCTCGGGACGAGTCTGCTGGAAAATATGGTGTAGCCCATTTTATTGAGCACCTTTTATTTAAGCGTACTGAAAGACGCTCTACACAACAGATTATAAATCATTTGGAATCCGTTGGCGGAGATTTGAATGCTTACACGACAAAAGAATATACCTGTGTGCATGCCTCTATTCTTCAGCCATATTTAAGTCGTGCGTTAGATCTTTTTGAAGATATCTTTTTTCATTCCACTTTCCCCGACATAGAATTGGATAAAGAAAAATCTGTCATTGTAGATGAAATGGCATCTTATCTGGATAGCCCGGAAGAGTCTATTGTGGACGATTTTGAAGATTTGGTTTTTCAGGGATCGGGTTTAGGGCATAATATTTTGGGTCTGGAAGATCAGCTTCTTGCACTGCAAAAGAGTGATATTGTCGATTTCATGCAGGCAAATTATGATACAAATGAAATGGTCATTGGTATCAGTGGAAATTATACGCTAAAGGAAGTGGAGCGATTGTTGCACAAAGTATTTGGGACCGTGCCTTCAAATACGATAGCACGTCTCCGCAATGACGTCAGACCACTTGTTGAACAGCATGTTGCCGTAGGCAAGCCAATCAATCAGGTGCATTATATGCTGGGTTCTTTAGCTTATAGTTATCGAGATGACCGTAAGACGGGGCTACTGCTTTTAAATAATATGCTTGGTGGAATGGGGATGGGGTCTATCTTGAATCTCTCCATACGGGAGAAATACGGAATAGCCTATACCATTGAATCTAATTATACTATTTTTTCGGATACAGGATTATTTAGTATTTACCTCGGTACTGATGAAGAAAAAGTTGAAAAAGCTAAAAAACTCGTCTTTAAAGAACTTGCGAAGCTGAGCGAGCAACCGCTATCTGAAACTGCAGTAAAAAAGGCGAAGCAGAAATTTATTGGACAGATTGCTTTGACCGAAGAAAATCGTATGAGTATGATTATCTCTGCCGCGAAAAACGTAATGGACTATGATCGTGTCATCTTATTGGACGAAGTAATTGAAAAAATTCAGGATTTGACGAATACAGGGCTGCTGGAAATAGCACAAGATGTATTTGACCCGAAGAAGATGTTGTCGCTAAGTTTTGTTCCCGAAGACTGA
- the fabD gene encoding ACP S-malonyltransferase, translated as MKTAYVFPGQGAQFVGMGQDLYNLNDETKALFEQANDILGFRITDIMFSGTDEELKQTKVTQPAIFLHSVILAKALGESFQPDMVAGHSLGEFSALVAAGALSFEDGLKLVAQRANAMQKACELQPSTMAAILGLEDAIVEDICAQVDEVVVAANYNCPGQLVISGSIEGVDKACALLTEAGAKRALKLNVGGAFHSPLMESAKVELQAAIEAVEVLSPSCPIYQNIDAKPQTDPVVIKQNLIAQLTGPVRWTQTVQNMLADGATAFVEVGPGNVLQGLVKKVDRQAQTSAASVTG; from the coding sequence ATGAAAACAGCATATGTATTTCCTGGTCAAGGGGCCCAATTTGTTGGAATGGGGCAAGACCTGTATAATTTAAATGATGAAACGAAAGCCTTGTTCGAACAGGCTAACGATATTTTAGGATTCCGCATCACGGATATCATGTTTTCCGGTACAGATGAGGAATTGAAACAAACGAAAGTAACCCAACCTGCTATTTTCTTGCATTCGGTTATTTTGGCGAAAGCCTTGGGAGAGTCTTTTCAGCCGGACATGGTTGCAGGTCACTCGTTAGGTGAGTTTTCGGCTTTGGTAGCGGCCGGTGCATTGAGCTTTGAAGATGGCTTGAAATTGGTTGCACAACGTGCTAATGCGATGCAAAAAGCATGTGAGCTTCAACCATCAACGATGGCTGCGATATTAGGACTGGAAGATGCTATAGTGGAAGATATCTGTGCTCAGGTTGATGAAGTTGTTGTGGCTGCAAATTATAACTGCCCTGGACAACTGGTTATTTCGGGATCTATCGAAGGTGTGGATAAGGCTTGTGCTTTGTTGACCGAGGCTGGTGCTAAACGGGCATTAAAACTAAACGTAGGTGGTGCATTCCACTCACCATTGATGGAATCAGCTAAAGTCGAATTGCAAGCAGCTATTGAAGCGGTAGAGGTGCTTTCGCCTAGCTGCCCGATTTATCAAAATATTGATGCTAAACCACAGACAGATCCAGTTGTTATCAAGCAAAATCTGATCGCACAGCTAACGGGACCTGTTCGATGGACACAAACGGTACAAAATATGCTGGCTGATGGTGCGACGGCATTTGTTGAAGTTGGTCCGGGTAATGTATTACAAGGATTGGTCAAAAAAGTCGATCGTCAGGCACAAACTTCTGCGGCTTCAGTAACGGGCTAA
- a CDS encoding RDD family protein yields the protein MNKLEINTAQNVKIEYNLASLGSRMIAFAIDYFIIVCYYFFCFFLLDTLNITSNDPYLFYGIMMALTLPAFFYTLITETAFGGQTVGKKIMKIKVVKLDGSRANFYQYLSRWSLSIIDIWMTMGGVAITAIVLSKNGQRIGDIAGETSVISLKPALKLSDTIYEETFDNHPILFPQVIKLSDKDANSIKEIYQTAFDRRDVGILTALVQRLEKVMDVKHPEVMTPNDFVLQVMKDHYTMFKDK from the coding sequence ATGAATAAGCTTGAGATAAATACAGCGCAAAATGTAAAAATCGAATATAATCTTGCCAGCCTTGGCTCAAGAATGATAGCCTTTGCAATAGATTATTTCATTATAGTCTGCTATTATTTCTTTTGCTTTTTCCTCTTGGACACTTTAAATATCACCAGTAATGACCCCTATCTGTTTTATGGGATCATGATGGCACTGACTCTACCGGCTTTTTTTTATACATTGATTACCGAAACAGCTTTTGGCGGCCAAACGGTTGGAAAGAAAATAATGAAAATAAAAGTTGTCAAACTCGACGGCTCCCGGGCCAATTTTTATCAGTACTTGTCTAGATGGAGCTTGTCTATTATCGATATCTGGATGACGATGGGCGGGGTTGCAATTACCGCTATAGTTTTATCCAAAAACGGGCAACGCATTGGGGATATTGCCGGAGAAACGTCTGTTATTAGTCTAAAACCAGCCTTAAAATTGAGCGACACTATCTATGAGGAAACGTTCGATAATCACCCCATTCTATTTCCTCAAGTAATTAAATTGAGTGACAAAGATGCCAACTCGATTAAAGAGATTTATCAGACAGCTTTTGACAGAAGAGATGTGGGAATTTTAACGGCTTTAGTTCAACGCCTGGAAAAAGTCATGGACGTTAAACACCCTGAAGTAATGACTCCCAATGATTTTGTCTTACAGGTGATGAAAGATCATTATACGATGTTTAAAGATAAATAA